One segment of Triticum aestivum cultivar Chinese Spring chromosome 2A, IWGSC CS RefSeq v2.1, whole genome shotgun sequence DNA contains the following:
- the LOC123190344 gene encoding pentatricopeptide repeat-containing protein At2g15980, giving the protein MHADGRAAAPGGDATTDPSSPYFIDAAHPYAAAAASALTSHRAKSKWSQLASLPLPDPLPASAVSAVLLLLRHRPHVALSFHQFALRRLLPSRSPPPLILSASAAHVAAASRLRRAAISVLSSATCHYSPSQIFNALAATYRRFASAPFVFDLLLLAYLRSRREPLAAASIARRYLASGACPLPSTVALLFRSLPCAESALEMYHQIYTRPGPRTNRVLQPTAQTFNSLLLAVYRHGKCQDFDIVLDEMDRYSCKHNVGTYNIRMAACCDDRDMEKARGLWDEMVQGGIQPDVTSYNTMIGGYCAAGEVGMAEEMFKDMEICGIEPSVTTFEWLVRGHCRTGDVDAAMLVRVDLRRRGFGMAAEVVEEMVDRLCQKRRVEEALCILRAEMKREEFTPSRGSYEVLIRGFCEKGEMEVAMRLQAEMAGKGFKAGAEVYHAFVRAYEKDEDHEMVERLRKEMAAIGIEDGSDLECMQ; this is encoded by the coding sequence ATGCACGCCGacggccgcgccgccgcgcccggcggAGATGCCACCACCGACCCTTCCTCGCCGTACTTCATCGACGCCGCCCACCCGTACgcggccgccgccgcttccgcgctCACCTCCCACCGCGCCAAGTCCAAGTGGTCCCAACTCGCCTCCCTGCCGCTCCCCGACCCCCTCCCCGCGTCCGCCGTctccgccgtcctcctcctcctccgccaccggCCCCACGTAGCGCTCAGCTTCCACCAGTtcgccctccgccgcctcctcccatcCCGCTCCCCGCCCCCGCTCATcctctccgcctccgccgcgcACGTCGCGGCCGCCTCCCGCCTCCGGCGCGCGGCCATATCCGTCCTCTCCTCCGCCACCTGCCACTACTCCCCCTCCCAGATCTTCAACGCCCTCGCCGCCACCTACCGCCGCTTCGCGTCGGCCCCCTTCGTcttcgacctcctcctcctcgcctacCTCCGCTCCCGCCGCGAACCCCTCGCGGCGGCCTCCATCGCCCGCCGCTACCTCGCCTCCGGCGCCTGCCCCCTCCCCTCCACCGTCGCGCTGCTCTTCCGCTCCCTTCCCTGCGCCGAGTCCGCCCTCGAGATGTACCACCAAATCTACACGCGTCCGGGTCCAAGAACCAACCGCGTGCTCCAGCCGACGGCGCAGACCTTCAACTCCCTCCTCCTCGCTGTCTACCGCCATGGCAAGTGCCAAGATTTCGACATTGTGCTCGACGAAATGGACAGGTACTCCTGCAAGCACAATGTGGGCACTTACAACATTCGGATGGCCGCGTGCTGTGATGACAGGGATATGGAGAAGGCGCGAGGATTGTGGGATGAGATGGTTCAGGGAGGGATCCAACCAGATGTCACCTCATACAACACGATGATTGGTGGGTATTGTGCTGCCGGGGAGGTGGGGATGGCAGAGGAGATGTTCAAGGACATGGAGATTTGTGGGATTGAGCCAAGTGTTACAACATTTGAGTGGTTGGTTAGAGGGCATTGTAGGACAGGGGATGTTGATGCTGCGATGCTTGTTCGTGTAGACCTCAGAAGGAGGGGATTTGGTATGGCGGCGGAGGTTGTCGAGGAGATGGTTGATAGATTGTGTCAGAAGAGGAGAGTTGAGGAGGCGTTATGTATTTTGAGGGCAGAGATGAAGAGGGAAGAGTTCACACCGAGTCGGGGAAGCTATGAGGTGCTGATAAGGGGATTTTGTGAGAAAGGGGAAATGGAGGTGGCGATGAGACTCCAGGCAGAGATGGCCGGGAAGGGATTCAAAGCCGGAGCTGAGGTATACCATGCTTTTGTCCGCGCTTATGAGAAGGATGAGGACCACGAGATGGTTGAGAGGTTGAGGAAGGAAATGGCAGCGATAGGCATTGAGGATGGCAGTGACCTGGAATGTATGCAATGA